In the genome of Triplophysa dalaica isolate WHDGS20190420 chromosome 17, ASM1584641v1, whole genome shotgun sequence, the window cacaatgtgcattgctcataagcagctttacaggagcaaacaggaaatcCTGAAAATCACAAAGGTAAagacacagcacagtgcatggtgtttatagaacaatcAAGATCATTCtgataaataatatctaattattaaatatataaatgcaatctcccggtgagcaagccaacactgcggcgaggaacccaaactccaacgattgattaatggagaaaaaaaacatctggagaaaccaggctcaggcgggagggccagatcccctctgacttTTTATAGCTGCACCCAGCGACCAAAAGcaaccgagcaaatatccacgaggaagagggagagacCACTATCCGcgacccagaaagtcccactcggcgaaaaccgtgcaggtccaaTCCGGTCCCAGTCCACTGTCGACatcagaaaacagaggaacaaccaggggaaatagtaatggcatgttgtaactttattcctctgttgtccgacatcgaccaaaAAACAAGACCAAAGCAGACCCAGACAGCCGAAACAAATAAAATtccccaaccacaaccaacgagcccccccactccccacaaacacccacccagcgACCTCCAATCAGgaccactgaatgcagctatatcttcaaactgctgacattaAAGACCACGtgttgtaacttcagcattaatgtgacaagtagtccgtctttgctcctggttggggatgtagtggtctgagctgggatggtcagatggtcgtatttctcttgggtggtggtggaattgccttagatggagctgggaagGACAGTCAGTCCACAGCTGTAGCTGGCataatctctagttggggatgggcatatgtcgatcatctggacctggtggaatttctccctctcttctgcggaggcagaaagagaataatcaGCGTacctgctgttcattaactatgcattaagtgaaagcttggctgaaaagatgtgtctttaatctagatttaaattgggagagtgtatctgaccctcgaatagtatcaggaaggcttttccagagtttaggtgctacgtatgagaaagctcaatcccctttggtggatttagttattctaggtgtcatcaaaagtcctgagttttgagatctaagagagcgtgatgggttgtaatgtgatagaagctaTGTTAAGTAGGTACGGGCTAAACCATTTAaggctttataagtaattaaaagaattttaaaatcaaaacgaTACTTAATttgtagccagtgaagcgatgataaaactggggttgtgtgatcgtattttcttgacctggttagagctctggcagctgcattctgaactaagtatagtttttttattgatgatacaggacaaccactaagtagagcattacaatagtcaagccgtgaggtcacaaatgcatgaatcaggcttttctgcgtcaggaacacataaaatataactCTTAAACTACAGTTATACGCAAAgctcctttatgttgtcccaacatgaatggattctgttatatgactaaacataaaaaatcatgttctgaccacatttttcaaaagttgtgttgatttaacttaagcaatttaagtaaattgaacaagcagcaaaaatatttttggaagtGTACAATCTATTGCACCAATGTGTTATGTATGACACTCATCTCATAGAACCCCCTCTTAACTACCATCTGGTGTTCCGCGTATAAGGACATTTTACATACGTAGGCATACGCCTTACACTAGCTTCTCCCACTTTGTGAATGGCACGGCTCAGGTTGTAGATGAGGAGCTATTGGGTGAGAGCGGTTTGTGGTATGGCTTATGTGCCGTTCAAAAGAGTTGCATAAATCAATAAGGACTTCTCTCTGCAATCTAAAGTGACTGAACAGCCATTCAACACCCTCAGTAAACATATCTTTGCAGGATGCGCACTCTCCTGAGAGCACTCGCTGCATATCCTCGAGGAGTGCCAAGTACGCCATGCCTTCTAAATAATACAGCTATTACCTATATATCAGCTTTATTTAGGTCTACATCAGGTGATTGTTGTTTGGACCTCTTATTAGTAATTACATGTaatatgtattataatattatatgtgttatatacctacatgcatgtAGGCCCAACATACATAAactattgaatatatatatatatatatatatatattcattttttcagttttcaatgTTCAAACCTCTTGTGATTAGTGCGTACGTGTGGTTTCTGCAGTTCTTAAATTTTTACGTACATTTAGAattcatttcaatatgaactTTTTGGTGAATcatgattttttgtaaaatcGTTCCTACGCACATTTCACGtgcttagtgaatgagacccaatcTCTTTtgattattatgattattttattgaaaataatctCACATGCTCCATGTGACTTGCATTAAGACAACTCAAATGCCATCCGTCCTTCAGTTGAGaaaaaacattcctttcagaGGAAAACTGGACCATAGAAAGAGTTTGCAAGCTTGTAATGACATTAGTGGATGCAGCAATGAGACAGTTATTCTTTATTCTTCCTCTTTATCCTCTCCATGAGTAATGACGTAACAGATGTTCTTGTAGTCTACATTGCCAGCTACATCTGGAGGGAAAGCTGCCCAGAGGTTCTTGATCTAAGAGAAAGAACACCGTCAGAAGTCTTTAAAACATCggtcaacaaaaaataatacaaacaaaaccTAATAAAGAACCACTTACCTCTTCTGCAGTGAACCGGTCACACTGTGTGGTTAGGAGTTCCTGAaggctataaaaataaatacaaatttattttatgttcctCAAAATTTTTAAGACTTTGATTGCAGACACGTGGActaataataacattattaatattaacataataattttattttgctttcaaaTCTTAGCAAACTGAGGAAACGAGTAAGCAGGATCTATATACAGATATTGGGGAATAAGGTAACATCCCCATTATTGACAATACAGAGATCGGAAGAGTCATGATATCATTTAATCTAACTCTCCATTTAGGGTTGCACCCAAATATGTTTAACAGATTTATaccaacacattttttatataaaaacctttaaaaggTTGTTTTTGTACCCAGAAAGCTTTCCAAGGGAAGATCTATAgtgtagtttaaaaaaacagcaattgGTCAAAACGCTTACAATTCTGTCTTGATGATGCCAGTAGCCTCAGGGTCCAGAACTTTAAAAGCGCTCACGATAACATCCTCAGGGTCAGCACCTGGGAGaagagttttaaaaaaaaattaaatgtggaATCAAAGATATCTATTTTTACAGCAAGAAATGTCAAAAAAGACAACTTACCCTTTAGCTTCTCACCAAACATGGTAAGGAAAACAGTGAAGTTGATTGGGCCACTGGCCTCCTTGATCATGGCGTCCAACTCTTCGTTCTTCACGTTCAGCTGTCCCATAGAGGCCAGCACATCTCTCAAATCATCCTTGCTGATGATACCGTCCCTATTCTGGTCAATGATTGTGAAGGCCTGTTTGTTTTGGAGACAGTTTATAGACATTAAATGCCCATTCATATTGCATTCTTCTCATAAGCAGACAAGACGcacaaaaaatcacatttcCGATAAGCATTAATTTAATGGGTTATTCTACATTAAAGATAATGTAAGTTGTATAGAAAAGCTTTGTTGTAAATGACTGTCCCCAGAGATGTGTCTGCTCAAATAAAGCAAAGCCTTAAGAGTTTTACCGTGACTTTCGTTCTATGAGATCTTTGTGCTTCCACCCTTGAAATTCGAGACGACATCTGAGACCAAGAAGTCTCTTGGCAGGTGCTGACCACTTGTCTTTCTAAGTTGTTAAAATGGTCACAGAATGTACGAAGAATTCTCAGGGGATATTTATGGAGAGGGGATAAGTTACTTTTGCAACCCTCATGAGTTAATCTTTCTCTCCCTGCTTCTTACAAGCCTTTCGTTCTTCTTGCAATAGCTATGTTACATCATTTTGACATGACATATGTGTGATCATTTTGGAGTGAATATGTTTTAATGAACttagtgttttcattttgaatccCTTCATTTCGCATTTTGCACGTAGACTCTTTTGTTAATATGCGATTTTAACCCATTCTCTTTTGGGTTCTACAAAGCCTGAAGTTGTTAAACAACATGTTAAGGTATGCCTTAAACAACATGTTAAGGTATGCCTTAACAAGTGGGCAACAACTCACTGCTCTAATCAATATTGTAACCATACATTTTCAGGTATAACACATACGTGAATTCTGTAAcctattattaaaatatatatctgcAAGCTGGGCATTTTTTGGAGTTTTGGGTAAAAGTTATCTTGTTACTAGGTTACTCGGTACTCGTTGTAATTTAACGTTTATGAACACTTTAGCATGGGATAATGCTGAACAGGCTCCAGTCTTTTGATGTTATacgtactgtatatattaagaGATTATCAAAAAGAAATACACGTGTGTAGCTTGTGCATATATGGGTGTAAAGTAGGAATTTCGTAAAAACGCGTTAAAAGATTTGTATAGCACTTCTCATATTATTACGTCCTTAAAATGAATCGTTTTATTGCTATTCTCACTATTCTTAGCTGCTTTTTTGTGTAAAAGTAAAAgcaaactgtaaaaatgtgaaaGCACTGCACCTCCTTGTATTCCTGGATCTGGCTCTGTTCAAACATAGAGAAGACGTTAGAGCTGCCTCCTTCTGCCTGCTGCCTTCTCTTGGCCTTCTTGGGTGCCTAGAAAGAAAACCATGGAATAAACACGTCAGTCGTTTAGCAACATTTTTCGAAAAATTAAGCGGACTCTGTCAAATAGAGtgtctgaaagaaaaacaataatattttgcttcttaatagtttattattttaaaagaaaatgggTTGTTATTGCTGCAgacattcatatatattttcagtTATCACGGAAATACAAGCAAAAACATCAGTGGTTTCTGAAATTGTGGTTAGGACAGAGGTTGAGGAAGTGATACCCTGTATAGTCAGCATTCGAGGATGTCTAGTAAACCTGTTAAGTTCTTTGGCACCTCAACGTCACTTCTCTGCCAAATATATGTCTAAGAACACAGACTACCACTGAACTTACAAAATATCTGGTTTTGTTTATGATTCTTTagtaaaaaatgcaatgcattacCAGAAATATTAGTATCTTATTTGCAACAGAACATCATCCTTAAATTCTCCTGTAAAAAATTGTAAAAGTTTGCTAGGAAACACTCACCATCTTTAAAAGTTTTGTGTTCGGTCAAAAAAGAACTCTACACAACAGCGATGCCACTGACATGACATGTTGTGCTTTTCACATGTGGTCTTATATACAACCCCCTGTGTGCTAACTTTAGCCCAGCCATCAGGTTTGGCATGGAGAGATGGTGCTGGTGAATGTAAAAGACGGGAGTATAGAGTGCTTTGGGTGTCATCTTTCGTTTCTGGTCCAAAATAGGATTTGCAAGCATTGGAATGAGGTGAATTCAGTCCAGTAATTTTGGCAACAGTTTGGTTCACCTCGTAGACAAATATGGAAAGTCAAAGTTGCTGGCTTTACTGTAGGACTCTGTTTAATCCCATGTCGGATTAATTAACAATATCACCATATTTACTCTCTGTTCACACAAATAATTTGTAGATCTATAAATCACACAACTTTCTGATATTTTCAGAACTTTTACGGCAGTCACAAAAATGAGTTTTCCTGTCATGTACAGTATAACTTGAGGTCAACCTGTACTTCTTTTTATGATCAGTCGTTTCTCTGTTCTGCAGTGTTTCCTTAACATCACTTCTATTTTGATTTCTTCTATTTTCTAAGTTTTTGAAAAGCTGCCTTGCATGTAACTTATGACAAGCGCAGTATCAATACACATTAATTAAATTCTCTAGAAACAGCCACAAACGCATTTATGAAGTTATCCTGAGTCTCTCGAATAATAGCCTCCTGAATTAACACAAATATAAACTCATAATCTATCATTatctaatataaatatgtagCCTGCTTTATGTTTCTATTAACAACAAAGTTTACATTAGATCGTAGTATAAGCATTTGCTTAATTCCATTGGtatattagtttttatattgtattatcatttacttatttctagttttatattagtttttaaataaatggtgTTTATTTCCTCAAGATTGAATAGATTTTATGTACTTTATGCAAAGCATCTTTATACAATCCACAACTGGTCATTTATCACAAGCAAATCCCAATGTCTCCAATTAAAAGTccttaaattgaatattaactcCAGATCATGACGTCTGCTATCAACATGTATTTAATAGTTGTATTCCCTTACCGAACATTACGTGCTTGGTTGCATGAAAACCCTTAAGTTAAGACAACCCTGAGATGTAGGGTTAAGGGAACCTTTAATGACAAAAAGTGTTGTAAGAAAAATCCTATTAAAGTCAGAGTAAAGTGacattgtgtgtttgagtttgtcACATAACAGAAAAGTATGTTATTAACCACCCAGCCAAATTTGAATCGAGAAAAAACATCGAAGTAAAAAGAATAACTTATCAAAATCTTCGAATAATAAGGAGGACACTCTGCTCTCAAACGCTGGGGGCGTTTCCACTGTTGGCCCTGAAGCCAACCCCACTCGAATCGCTCAACCTGAGTCCCCAGCCCAGGCAATATGTGAATTATGTGAATAAGTTTTATGGGAGCATTTGAATTCAATCATGGACGAGTCAATGCATGCGATATTCATCAATAGACAATTCAAGAGCAGGTTAAAGGTATGCATATTTAGCGTACTTTCCGGGAAGCCTGGTAGTTTCTTCCTCTCCCCATGTCAGGGGTGAAGGTTCCGGACCCCGTATTTGCCCTAACCCAGAGCACgttgtggttacaaatagcagccggcaatgttcaaagatagcatttgtgcaGGGAGGCAGCTTAGACAGACAGGCTTTATACATATGTAGCGTAACAGaattctatttgaattataaacagagatgtCTTATATAatcaatcacatatttaaacactACAATAtcttgaaagaaataaaatcaaaagttattaaaagtgaaaattaaacttacatttatacaaaactatgtttggCCGCCATTATTTTTTTTGAGCAtgagccttctcgaccaatcaagTTCCTCGCATGttttatggaaacgacaggtctccaTCAATGTGCTTGACAGGACgttttttcagaaaactttTTTCGACCTCAAAAGACAcactgagctgcagaaaaagacgctgGGGTTTTAAAAGCGCTCAGGACTCCAGGCTAGCATCTTTAAAACAGATGccagcagcttcaaaaaagaagtcaagtgtgaacacagaCAGCTTTATCTATTTGTAGTGGTTCTCTCTTGAGCTGATATGGTAGATGCTGAGATTGCTGATAGTGAACCAGCTGGGTGGATCATCTGCTCGTGCTCGTCTGaaaatttgttaattaaaaatCATTCACTGAAGCATGTCACAATAATGCGCAGTGATTTGCCTTCTATTTGCATTATTCTCCTCTGTTAATTCGCGTCTGTGTTACCATTTGCTTGATGTTTGGCGTGAGATTTGTTTAGTTGGGCAGAGTGAGAGTCTGAAAGCATGTGCGAAAAGCTTACAACCATGAGTTTTGGATTGAGCAGATGAGCAGATAACTGATgcccaaaaaaatctaaaccgAGAATtggtgaaaaaactgtttaacagTTTAACTCCACAATTTTGTACTATATACTTCTGAGTCTTTGTTATGCgtttcagcaatacatttctaacatctATAATGTGTTTTGAAACAATTCTCAGAATTCTCTTTACCTGGACTTTAAGGCTGTCAATAAATATTAACCTTTAACTGCTAAAGTGTTCTCTTAAAAAATTTAGGGACCAATATAGCTCCCTTAAGTCGTATTCGCGATGAATGTAATCTTGTTCATTAGAGTGGAGGAAAAAATGAAgctcatttttattaataaaataagatttacAATACGTAATTATTGATAAAATATAAGTATAAAGCATTATTGCGGATTTAGAGGGTAAATTGTTTTTCCTTCTTGCGTTTTTATCTAAAACACTGTCCTCTTTAATGTCTACTTTTTCCCCCTGCATTATTACTTGTAATGATAAATTTGTGGTCTATTAAAGTCAATGGTAAGTATGTTTGGTAGCGTGGGTTTTCATGCAACagggcactgatatattttagttttttcacaGGACTGTTTCTATAACTGAAAATGTGAAATCACAGAagggaaaagaaaaacaaaattggAGGGCCACAACAAGAACAAGGCAGCTGTGGccagaaataacccagcatcCCCTATTTTCACATCCCCTgatttgaacaaataaatagTGGTCTCAAGTAAAATGCTCCTGTTTCTCCATGGTACAATGTTTTTGACTTATACAGCACACTCTCTATTCTGGCTTTACAGAATcaactttttataataaaatagaatataatatCTTATCATTGCACAGAAGAACAGTATACACAATTTGAGCTTCCTCTTCAGTAGtacaaatgcattaatgcaCTACAGCAGGGGTCTTCAATTTTTTTGGGGGCATGAACCGCTCAGATGAGAGACGCATGGACCCCTTATACTAAATGTGTGAACAAAGCTATTTAAATGTGGTTGTTAAACATTTGCTTAAGAAACGGGGCTTGGATGAAGTTTGCCTCGTTGCCTCGtgaactggccttgtttattgttttatactgttgtgaCGTTCAcgtgatttttacattaaaaacttcaaaatcaagaagtaataggctattttctacaatGGTTTTGAGGCCACCGCTACAAACAAagggttttaatgggcgtgccgtattgaagactttataagtaaacgctcactgctttgattggattgCAGTttcgtagttggagccttctatgaatttggttcgagacgtaACGCTATGTTACACATTAGcaacattcacagttttcgcacggtACTAGTATTATCttgagacctcctgtgatttatatatTACCTCCCTaaatcagtatttcatgtgacgcattcacaagatttactcaaatttactgacttatttcctggatgtgatggcaaggctttgcgtatagtttgtatagactagttgtatggtgtttaatgatatatggccgttcctgtcagcatttgagaccagtgattgTGAAACAGACAAAAGATTACCGCGATcgtgggtctcaaatgttacgagagtttccatgataaattaACAAACAGGATACCTCCCAGtccccgaaataataccaaaacatttccaaacagcctccattattcgcaaacggtggataaaaccttaaaaatgatatatgagcccgccaaatcacagaaaTGCCGATTCGCACGgacttaagatcacagacaacctctgcaagtattacaaatgactagaggtccctaGGTATACTAATATTGTGCGATTAAAAGGTAGCCTCCAGGTGGCTTTTACCGTCtcctcactaatcactggaacGAAAAACAGGTGTTCATAATGTGCACTTGACCTACTTACCTCTGTCTCCTGCTGCAGACCTCgctgaaccacgcccccctCGTCTCATTCCCATTGGCGTCTCGAACCTCCCACCGGTCGGCGACCAGGCTGTTCTCCCCCTGTGGGTCAAAATCTCCCCTGTGGGccaatatcttactttgtgggTCAACTGCTCTCCCCATGTGGGTTGAGATCTTCCATGTGGGTCAATTGCTCTCCCCTGTGGATCAAGATTTCCCTTTATGGGTCAACTGCTCTCCTTGCGAGTCTATGACAGGTCGAGTCCTCTGCCTGCAGATCTCAGCTGCCTGTGGAGCCTAAAGGATTGAGCATTTGAGTTTCCGCCTCCTTGTGTGTCATGAAAATAATGctgtataaaaaaacttttcatgccgtagtttacacaggactgccGGGAAATGTGCGATACACCTTCGACatggaaaacaaacacacaatatgtttttatttttgtcacaacttcaacaacaaaatattaataacatgtCCCTCTGCCGCACTCAGCATACAGGGCTTTTGTATGATGCCAGAAGCCACCATGACCAATATTGTacaggatgaatctacaggaccgagTGGTGCTGGCAACCTGATCTCTGAAGTTTAGCTGATCAGCGATCTCCACTCACAAACTTGTGCAGTAATAATTTCTTCTTTGAGACTATTGTGAACTATCTTCTAATAGTTTAGAGGAACCATGTGTTTACAGGTTTTCAGGCTGTTACAAAACTTATATattacacatatattacacatcATATTTTCCAACAACTGCAGAGGGCAATACTTAAAAGAAACTGAATGCATGAGAAATGTAATTGATTAGCTCTTCACTTTATCGTTTGATAATGAACACACTTTGTgcttattattaataaagtgCTGGTAATGTATGtgtacaataaacattttgtctgcAGCTAGAACGCTAGATAATACATACGCCCTAATAAAAACTTGACTTGATATTGCCACTTCCACAGCACCcaaatatgtaataaaatgtgtttcaacaaagacatacagcatttttgttacttttgatttttacatttgcattttccCTAGAGTGTGCTGAATGCATTGCACAATTACAGTAGATGAGCACATCGGATCAAAATAATAAGcctaaacatttagaaaaaaagcaCGTCCTACAAAAACAAGCCACTGTAATAGGTGACATTTCAGAACATGAAAAATGGATAGCGACTCGTTAGTAGCACTTGAAGCACTGTTACGTACAGTTGCGTTAAATGCATTTTTGGGAAACGTACATGAAATGATGTTGAACGATCGCAAAGTTATAAGGAAACGCAGCCCTGGTGTGACGCTGAGTAATCCAGGCAGAGAAGCGGATCAAAGTGCAGTGTagatttattgaaaataatataagaTAAAACAAACCAAGGTTATCCACAGAGCCTATGAGGCACAAAAACAAAGCATGAAACAAAGACCAACCCCAAACAAAGGGAACACTAGGGCTTAAATACACTGGGATAACAAGGAAAGGTtatgtcttggttacggatgtaacctcagttccccaATGGAGGGAaagagacgttgtgtcgaaccgacagatggggtttgtctcgagaacctatcaacttcgactagacttagaaaaggccaataaaatttgcatgccggactccgtccccggatatccgggtataaaagggagacagcctgctgcattcattcacctttgggcTGAGAACCCTGCAGTGGGCGGCACGTGTTGCGGCATGAGggacacaatgtctcgttccctccattggggaactgaggttacatccgtaaccaagacattACCTTTCTGTCGGTTTCTCGACCTTGTGTCGGGCCGACAGAcggggttcctatggaaaacgtTATGACGCTGAGCCGCATCACAATATCTGGCGAAGCGACGCTGACTGGCCTGTGCGCGTCAGACGTGGGCGCTGAAGCGaaattgtaaccttccagtggataggtagggggtcccagagcttttggAAACGTGGGAAGCCCCCGCCTTTGGCCTTCAAGGTACTGTAAGTCCTCAATGGGGGAAAGCACAACACAGATCATTTCCTACCATTGGGAGGTTTATTTAGTGAAGAAACCAACATGGTTTTGCCGTTTAGGGGGAACTCATGGAAGGAATGTGCGGACTGAAGGAGTTTACCGCAAGGTGGATGTCCACCTAGGGAAGGTCATTGGTTGTCAtggtgggaaccaatcatgaggatacatcagacggaaccaCCCTGCTGTGGGGTTACTACGTCTGGAGCACTATGACTCGTTAGAGCTATGCGTAGATAACTCAGCTGGTACCTGGCCTAAGAGGCCAGGGCTGCTCTGCTCAGCCCGCCACCAGGAGGTGCTTGGTGATGGATGTAATGCCTATTCTTCAACCAGTGGGGGAAGAAGGGTGGCgaaaatagcacactgacccacctAGGAGGGGCGAAGGTGCTTTTGCAGCCATACGCCCTACCGGCGGCCGGTCTTACCCGATGACCTGCAAAACTCGAGCTGACACCGGTTTGACGCGTGGCTGTTGAAACACGCAAAGGTGTTGGGCGTAGCCAaacccgcagctctgcagatgtctgccagagatgCGCCCTGAGCCAGTGCCCACGAGGATGCTATACTccgggtggagtgagctctcaCTGCCAGCGGGCGATCTTGGGACCGGTACGTCCTCTTGAAGCTCTGTGTGCcatccaagtagaggcgcaatGTGCATACTTGACACAACACGGATAGGGTTGGGTCTTCCATCCCGGTGGGGAGCACCTGTAAGTTCAACACCTGGAACTTAGGGCACGTAGCCGGGCCGGGGACTCAGGATAACTTGAGAATTGCTGGGCCCGAGTTCTAGGCAATCTGTGTACTCTGAGAATCCTTGTAGGTATCCTACCCTCTTTATGGAGGTGAGCACCATCAGGAGAACCATCATCATCGTGAGGTGAGAAAGAGCAGCATCTCCGAGGGGCTCGAAAAGTGGCCTCTTGAAGTCCGCCAGGACCACATCAAGGTTGCAAGATAGTTCGGAGTG includes:
- the mylpfb gene encoding myosin regulatory light chain 2, skeletal muscle isoform X1 encodes the protein MAPKKAKRRQQAEGGSSNVFSMFEQSQIQEYKEAFTIIDQNRDGIISKDDLRDVLASMGQLNVKNEELDAMIKEASGPINFTVFLTMFGEKLKGADPEDVIVSAFKVLDPEATGIIKTEFLQELLTTQCDRFTAEEIKNLWAAFPPDVAGNVDYKNICYVITHGEDKEEE
- the mylpfb gene encoding myosin regulatory light chain 2, skeletal muscle isoform X2, whose product is MFEQSQIQEYKEAFTIIDQNRDGIISKDDLRDVLASMGQLNVKNEELDAMIKEASGPINFTVFLTMFGEKLKGADPEDVIVSAFKVLDPEATGIIKTEFLQELLTTQCDRFTAEEIKNLWAAFPPDVAGNVDYKNICYVITHGEDKEEE